From Harpia harpyja isolate bHarHar1 chromosome 19, bHarHar1 primary haplotype, whole genome shotgun sequence, one genomic window encodes:
- the LOC128154637 gene encoding glutamine synthetase encodes MPRSRRAVAMSVSHSSRLNKLVREQYMRLPQDGLVQVTYVWIDGSGEGVRCKSRTLDKEPKSIEDVPEWNFDGSSTAQAEGSNSDMFLVPVRMFRDPFCLDPNKLVLCEVLKYNRKPAETNLRHTCKKVMDLVKDSHPWFGMEQEYTLLGINGHPYGWPDNGFPGPQGPYYCGVGADKVYGRDIVESHYKACLYAGVKICGTNAEVMPSQWEFQVGPCEGIEMGDHLWMARFILHRVCEDFGVVATLDPKPMTGNWNGAGCHTNYSTEEMRREGGLKHIEAAIEKLSKRHDYHICVYDPRGGRDNSRRLTGHHETSNIFEFSAGVANRGASIRIPRQVGQDGYGYFEDRRPAANCDPYAVTEAIMRTTVLNETGVETKDYADH; translated from the exons ATGCCGCGCTCTCGCAGGGCCGTCGCCATGTCGGTGTCGCACAGCTCCCGGCTGAACAAGCTGGTGCGGGAGCAGTACATGAGGCTGCCCCAGGATGGGTTGGTGCAGGTCACCTACGTCTGGATCGACGGCAGCGGTGAGGGCGTGCGATGCAAGAGCAGGACCCTCGATAAGGAGCCCAAGAGCATCGAAG ACGTCCCCGAGTGGAATTTTGATGGCTCCAGTACGGCACAGGCAGAGGGCTCCAACAGTGACATGTTCCTGGTGCCCGTCCGCATGTTCAGGGACCCTTTTTGCCTGGACCCCAACAAGCTGGTGCTCTGCGAAGTGCTGAAGTACAACAGGAAACCTGCAG AGACCAACCTGAGACACACGTGCAAGAAGGTCATGGACTTGGTTAAGGACAGCCACCCCTGGTTCGGGATGGAGCAGGAGTACACGCTGCTGGGCATCAACGGCCACCCCTATGGCTGGCCCGACAACGGCTTCCCTGGCCCACAGG gcCCCTATTACTGTGGGGTTGGAGCAGATAAGGTGTACGGACGTGATATCGTGGAGTCCCACTACAAGGCATGTCTCTACGCAGGGGTGAAGATCTGTGGCACCAATGCAGAGGTGATGCCCTCCCAG TGGGAATTccaggtgggcccgtgtgaaggCATTGAGATGGGGGATCACCTCTGGATGGCTCGGTTCATCCTCCACCGCGTCTGCGAGGACTTTGGGGTTGTGGCTACTCTGGACCCCAAACCAATGACAGGCAACTGGAACGGCGCCGGGTGTCACACTAACTACAGCACCGAAGAGATGCGGAGAGAAGGGGGTCTCAA ACACATCGAAGCTGCCATTGAGAAGCTGAGCAAGCGGCATGACTACCACATCTGTGTCTACGACCCGCGGGGTGGCAGGGACAACTCCCGGCGGCTCACCGGCCACCACGAGACATCCAACATCTTCGAGTTCTCTGCCGGCGTGGCCAACCGAGGTGCCAGCATCCGCATTCCACGGCAGGTCGGCCAAGACGGCTACGGCTACTTCGAGGATCGGCGGCCAGCGGCCAACTGCGACCCCTATGCGGTCACTGAGGCCATCATGAGGACGACGGTGCTCAATGAGACTGGGGTAGAGACCAAGGACTATGCTGACCACTGA